Proteins encoded in a region of the Paenibacillus sp. E222 genome:
- a CDS encoding HAMP domain-containing sensor histidine kinase, with protein MIKTLYVRIIFTFLVVIIFSLLSSFLIGIFLFKKEVNHLGQNDMIAAGEEMIRLYEQTHPEDREAFIKSMVKISTYLIHLYDVSGNVTYYDLDNTDTVQIAPEVVQMVLQGQVYRSPAEVDQTFIGLPFPFQGEPQAVFMQFSPQNENIINRMVFLILLLALFIGSLCIFIAARYLVRPIQVLTRATKQLAKGDFDVEIQTKRVDEMGALTHSFNEMASELKQLEQMRQDFVSNVSHEIQTPLTSISGFAMAMKNSSLVAEADRNYYLDIIITESGRLSRLSDNLLELASLDSDHHPFEAATYNLDEQIRQIIVTCEPQWSTKNIQVHLELAEPIQVTADRDQLNQVWMNLLGNSIKFTPAGGHIHIRTHQVENKILITITDTGIGIAPEQLDYVFDRFYKTDLSRNRSISGNGLGLAIVKKIVMIHHGTVEIQSQEGEGTTVLVHLPLA; from the coding sequence ATGATCAAGACCTTATACGTTCGCATCATTTTCACATTTCTGGTTGTCATTATTTTCAGCCTGCTGTCGTCTTTCCTCATAGGGATCTTTCTATTCAAAAAAGAAGTAAACCATCTCGGTCAGAATGACATGATTGCAGCAGGTGAGGAAATGATACGTCTCTATGAACAAACACACCCGGAGGACCGGGAGGCATTCATTAAAAGTATGGTGAAGATATCCACCTATCTCATTCACTTATATGACGTTTCCGGCAACGTAACCTACTATGATCTGGACAATACAGATACCGTTCAAATTGCACCCGAGGTGGTTCAAATGGTATTACAGGGCCAGGTCTATCGTTCTCCGGCTGAAGTGGATCAGACCTTTATCGGTCTTCCTTTCCCATTCCAAGGGGAGCCGCAAGCTGTGTTTATGCAATTTTCACCGCAGAACGAAAATATCATTAATCGGATGGTCTTTCTGATATTATTACTCGCACTGTTTATCGGAAGCCTATGTATTTTTATTGCTGCAAGGTACTTGGTGAGACCGATTCAGGTATTGACTCGTGCAACCAAGCAGCTGGCAAAGGGTGATTTTGACGTGGAAATCCAAACGAAACGTGTGGACGAAATGGGAGCTTTGACACACAGTTTTAATGAGATGGCGAGTGAGCTCAAACAGTTGGAACAGATGAGACAGGATTTTGTTTCCAATGTATCTCATGAGATTCAAACCCCGCTGACCTCTATTTCCGGATTTGCCATGGCGATGAAAAATAGTAGTCTAGTAGCTGAGGCTGATCGTAATTATTATCTGGATATCATTATAACGGAGAGTGGGCGGCTATCCAGACTTAGCGATAATCTGCTGGAGCTTGCATCTCTGGACTCCGATCATCATCCGTTCGAGGCGGCTACCTATAATCTTGATGAGCAAATCCGGCAAATTATCGTTACTTGCGAGCCGCAGTGGTCCACCAAAAATATTCAGGTTCATCTGGAGTTGGCAGAACCGATTCAAGTTACAGCAGATCGGGATCAGCTCAATCAGGTTTGGATGAATCTGCTGGGGAACAGCATCAAGTTTACGCCAGCAGGTGGGCATATTCATATACGGACGCATCAGGTAGAGAACAAAATTCTCATCACGATAACGGATACGGGCATTGGAATAGCGCCAGAGCAGCTGGATTATGTGTTTGATCGGTTTTATAAAACAGATCTGTCGCGAAATCGCAGCATCAGCGGTAACGGTCTGGGCCTTGCGATCGTCAAAAAAATTGTAATGATCCATCACGGAACGGTTGAAATTCAAAGCCAGGAGGGTGAGGGTACGACGGTGCTGGTTCATCTGCCTTTAGCATAG
- a CDS encoding carbohydrate ABC transporter permease has product MNTRWNEKLRRNGFGWGLVLPSLLFLGMFTYYPMLKSAWLSLFEQNLAVRTPVFVGMDNYKALLHDPVFIEVFRNNIWFAVGTVPVSMALAFVMALFADKAIRGKGLVRIAFFYPNMIPMIAAASIWLFLYMPQFGLFARFASWFTGSEVNLLGNPDTVLGSLIVMTVWKEAGYFMIFYLAGLQQIPKDLYESASVDGIGVWTQQLRITIPLTMPTTLFVTVVAITNAFKWVDHLWMMTKGGPDHASSLLLYYIYETTFSFNDQGMAAAMTVVMIVLLLVISCFQFAGWERQIHYQ; this is encoded by the coding sequence ATGAATACCCGCTGGAACGAAAAGCTTAGGCGGAACGGGTTTGGGTGGGGACTTGTGTTACCATCCCTTCTGTTTCTTGGCATGTTCACCTATTATCCGATGCTTAAATCGGCATGGCTCAGTCTGTTTGAGCAGAATTTGGCCGTACGCACGCCCGTATTCGTAGGAATGGACAACTATAAGGCATTGCTGCATGATCCTGTTTTTATTGAAGTGTTCCGAAATAACATCTGGTTTGCCGTCGGTACGGTTCCCGTCTCGATGGCGCTGGCCTTTGTAATGGCGTTGTTCGCAGATAAAGCGATCCGGGGCAAAGGTCTGGTCCGTATTGCTTTTTTCTACCCGAATATGATTCCAATGATCGCCGCTGCGAGCATTTGGCTGTTTCTTTATATGCCTCAGTTTGGTTTGTTTGCCCGGTTTGCTTCCTGGTTCACAGGAAGCGAGGTTAATCTGCTTGGCAATCCGGATACGGTGCTTGGCTCGCTGATTGTGATGACTGTCTGGAAGGAAGCCGGATATTTCATGATCTTTTATCTGGCTGGCTTGCAGCAAATTCCGAAAGATCTTTACGAGTCGGCCTCGGTAGACGGGATCGGCGTGTGGACGCAGCAGCTGCGGATCACCATACCATTGACGATGCCCACAACGCTGTTTGTCACCGTCGTCGCGATTACGAATGCCTTCAAATGGGTGGATCATCTGTGGATGATGACCAAGGGAGGGCCGGATCATGCCAGCAGCCTGCTTCTATATTATATCTATGAGACAACTTTTAGTTTCAATGACCAGGGGATGGCGGCGGCTATGACCGTGGTGATGATCGTTCTGCTTCTTGTAATATCCTGCTTCCAGTTTGCGGGATGGGAACGCCAAATTCATTACCAGTAG
- a CDS encoding metallophosphoesterase, with the protein MRLIVMGDLHYSSELIEADDPMIEAREAFYTGYLSEFLAFSADYHLSIGDLTHAGEPSEFDFIMSKVKSELLQGEFLYALGNHDTHTCSKGDLQAMTGQDRYLAIEEEEAVLLVLDTARENPDHWGGMIDEEQLNWLRGQMNRYGQKPLLVFAHHPVYATTARSTEPMMSLDAALDIWSILNEHQGPGIFFNGHNHVQSVFQRDHWHFVQLAAVPDIPAVLLVNLQEQQLSINTILLQGTPYQELANIFVKGIYDYEPHPDAKGDGHSTELIVSLSSPKKGMTR; encoded by the coding sequence ATGAGACTGATTGTAATGGGCGATTTGCACTATTCTAGCGAGCTGATAGAGGCGGATGATCCGATGATTGAGGCCAGGGAGGCTTTCTATACCGGTTATCTGTCGGAGTTTTTGGCATTCTCCGCTGACTACCATCTGTCTATTGGTGACTTGACACATGCCGGTGAACCCTCGGAGTTCGATTTTATTATGAGTAAGGTTAAAAGTGAGCTATTGCAAGGTGAATTTTTATATGCGCTGGGTAATCATGACACGCATACCTGTTCCAAGGGCGATCTTCAGGCAATGACGGGGCAAGATCGCTATCTGGCGATTGAAGAAGAGGAGGCGGTGCTGCTGGTACTGGACACTGCGCGTGAGAATCCCGACCATTGGGGCGGTATGATCGATGAAGAGCAGCTGAACTGGCTGCGGGGACAGATGAACAGGTACGGACAGAAGCCGCTGCTCGTGTTCGCCCATCATCCGGTATACGCTACAACGGCCAGATCCACGGAGCCGATGATGTCTCTTGATGCTGCACTCGATATCTGGTCGATACTGAATGAACATCAGGGACCGGGCATTTTCTTTAACGGACATAACCATGTTCAGTCTGTCTTCCAACGTGATCATTGGCATTTTGTACAATTGGCGGCTGTACCGGATATCCCAGCGGTGCTGCTCGTAAACCTTCAGGAGCAGCAGTTGAGCATCAATACTATTTTGCTGCAGGGGACACCGTATCAGGAGCTGGCGAACATTTTTGTCAAAGGCATATATGATTATGAACCGCATCCAGATGCCAAAGGCGATGGTCATTCCACAGAACTGATTGTGTCACTATCCTCTCCGAAGAAAGGGATGACGCGATGA
- a CDS encoding carbohydrate ABC transporter permease, with product MAGQALWHAIMLLFAAAWLIPLLWMLRNAFLPKDASIGAGWSWNFTLDNFSRVWQGAPFGQYMWNTLLVTSGIFAVQIVTLTLAAYAFARVAFVGRHIVFMLFLVQIMVPSDVLIFSNYQIINELGLLDTKIGIMLPYFASAFGVFLLRQAFKQLPYELDEAARVEGCSSLGILLRIYIPLSKPVYLSFAIVSISFHWNDFLWPLIVTNSPENRLLTVGLAMFAKSTEAGAQWTDVSAATLIVTAPMLIGFMLFQRQFISSFMHSGIKG from the coding sequence ATGGCCGGACAAGCGTTGTGGCATGCAATTATGCTGTTGTTTGCTGCCGCTTGGCTGATTCCGCTATTGTGGATGCTGCGCAATGCCTTTCTTCCAAAGGATGCATCCATTGGTGCAGGTTGGTCCTGGAATTTTACGCTGGATAATTTCAGTCGGGTGTGGCAGGGGGCACCATTCGGACAATACATGTGGAATACGCTACTTGTAACCTCAGGAATATTTGCAGTTCAGATTGTTACATTAACCCTGGCCGCATATGCGTTTGCCCGCGTTGCTTTTGTTGGGCGCCATATTGTCTTTATGCTCTTTCTCGTCCAGATTATGGTCCCATCGGATGTACTCATTTTCTCTAACTACCAAATCATTAACGAGTTGGGACTGCTGGATACAAAGATCGGTATTATGCTGCCTTATTTTGCTTCTGCGTTTGGCGTGTTCCTCTTAAGGCAGGCCTTTAAACAGCTTCCTTACGAACTGGATGAGGCTGCGCGTGTAGAGGGCTGTTCTTCGCTCGGCATTTTGCTGCGTATTTATATACCGCTGTCGAAGCCCGTCTATCTTTCTTTTGCGATCGTTTCCATCAGCTTTCATTGGAATGATTTTCTTTGGCCCCTTATTGTGACGAATTCCCCGGAAAATCGTCTGCTCACTGTAGGGCTAGCGATGTTTGCCAAATCAACCGAAGCAGGTGCACAGTGGACGGATGTCAGCGCAGCAACCCTGATTGTAACGGCGCCGATGCTGATTGGCTTTATGTTGTTCCAACGGCAGTTTATCAGCAGCTTTATGCATTCGGGCATCAAAGGATAA
- a CDS encoding helix-turn-helix domain-containing protein, with product MRTTERAYPADNQPVLTSHTLGWDHLQVSRWPSPQHAAGWLTGTKHQIAIHCSAYYENYYTIHILPAGEPVLCSWGKASLYFLQIEIPPSYLEHIARESGLLKEGYIQLEMKYYVKDPKLLQLGLWLLEELQNGGRQGKIYSDSLSNMLILHLLNHYSQVCTNSTPSRMTANQEIYQSIEYMKENLEAELSIQELADKAALSLSHYIRLFKQQTGHTPHHYLIRLRIEHSKLLISKGEYGLKEIADRAGFSDQGHFTRMFKRIAGTTPKQYMNEVSSNRIILK from the coding sequence ATGAGAACAACCGAAAGAGCATACCCTGCTGACAACCAGCCTGTACTCACGAGCCATACCCTTGGATGGGATCATCTGCAGGTGTCCCGGTGGCCGAGTCCTCAGCATGCTGCCGGGTGGCTTACCGGAACGAAGCATCAGATTGCCATACATTGTTCGGCTTACTATGAGAACTATTACACCATTCATATCCTGCCTGCCGGAGAACCCGTTCTCTGTTCCTGGGGAAAGGCCTCCCTGTATTTCCTGCAGATCGAAATCCCGCCTTCCTATCTGGAGCACATCGCACGTGAATCGGGACTGCTAAAGGAAGGGTATATTCAGTTGGAAATGAAGTATTATGTCAAGGACCCCAAGCTGCTGCAATTAGGACTCTGGTTGCTTGAAGAGCTGCAGAATGGCGGCAGACAAGGAAAGATATATAGTGATTCACTCTCCAATATGCTCATCCTGCATCTCCTGAACCATTATTCTCAGGTATGCACGAACAGCACTCCCTCCAGAATGACGGCCAATCAGGAAATTTATCAGTCCATAGAATATATGAAGGAAAATTTGGAGGCGGAGCTCTCCATTCAGGAGCTGGCAGACAAGGCTGCCCTGAGCCTGTCCCATTATATTCGGCTGTTCAAACAGCAGACGGGGCATACACCGCATCATTATCTGATTCGCCTGCGGATTGAACATTCCAAGCTGCTGATCAGCAAGGGAGAGTACGGGCTGAAGGAAATTGCCGACCGTGCCGGTTTCTCTGATCAGGGTCACTTCACAAGAATGTTCAAGCGGATTGCTGGAACGACGCCCAAACAGTATATGAACGAGGTTTCTTCGAACCGGATCATTCTAAAATGA
- a CDS encoding ABC transporter substrate-binding protein — protein MLKQGKMALIALGLTLMLVGCSQGGGNAADTKAGTGTTASTANPNTALDQTPKEPVEISFYYPVNVGGPLTKVIDGMSASFMEKFPDIKVKPVYTGNYGDNTIKIQAGVQAKQPPDVAVMMSTELYSMMDTDAIIPLDDFIAKDADYNKDDFYPAFVEDTQADGHTYSVPFQRSTIILYYNKEMFKAAGLDPNKPPTNWDELVEYAGKLNRDGHTGMEIPGNDDSYWMFQMLARQNASDPKQSIMGDDGRKANFNTPENVEALQFWLDLSRKYKVMPEGVIDWAATPTDFIEGKTAMMMHTSGNLTNVKTNAKFDFGVAFAPANKQYGSPTGGGNLYIFKDTTPEKQAAAWEFAKYMTAPEQAALFSSSSGYVGVRKSAYDTEAMKAYTDEFPQALVARDQLQYAFRELSTHNHGKVSSALTNQIQSALAGKIDAAGALKAAQEEADRVLAPFNK, from the coding sequence ATGCTGAAGCAGGGGAAAATGGCGCTGATTGCGCTGGGGTTAACGTTAATGCTGGTCGGGTGCAGTCAGGGAGGGGGGAATGCAGCTGATACCAAGGCGGGTACAGGTACAACGGCTTCAACAGCTAATCCAAACACCGCTTTGGATCAGACTCCCAAGGAGCCGGTTGAAATTTCATTCTATTACCCGGTGAACGTAGGCGGGCCGCTTACAAAGGTTATTGACGGGATGAGTGCATCTTTTATGGAGAAATTCCCGGATATTAAGGTTAAACCGGTCTATACCGGAAACTACGGAGATAATACGATCAAAATTCAGGCAGGTGTACAGGCCAAGCAGCCGCCGGATGTGGCTGTTATGATGTCGACTGAGCTGTACAGCATGATGGACACCGACGCCATAATTCCTCTGGATGATTTTATCGCCAAGGATGCGGACTATAACAAGGATGATTTCTATCCGGCATTTGTGGAGGATACCCAAGCGGATGGACATACGTACAGTGTACCGTTCCAGCGAAGCACAATTATTTTGTATTACAACAAAGAGATGTTCAAAGCTGCTGGTCTGGACCCGAACAAGCCGCCAACAAACTGGGATGAGCTGGTGGAATATGCCGGGAAGCTGAATCGTGATGGACATACAGGGATGGAGATTCCGGGGAATGATGATTCCTACTGGATGTTCCAGATGCTAGCCCGCCAAAATGCGAGCGATCCCAAGCAAAGCATTATGGGGGACGACGGCAGAAAGGCCAATTTTAATACGCCGGAGAACGTCGAAGCTCTGCAATTCTGGCTTGATTTGTCCCGTAAGTACAAGGTAATGCCGGAAGGGGTTATTGATTGGGCGGCTACGCCAACCGATTTTATTGAAGGCAAAACGGCTATGATGATGCACACCAGCGGCAACTTGACGAACGTAAAAACCAACGCCAAATTCGACTTTGGTGTAGCCTTCGCACCAGCCAATAAGCAATACGGATCGCCTACGGGCGGGGGAAACCTGTACATTTTCAAAGATACCACACCGGAGAAACAGGCGGCGGCTTGGGAATTCGCCAAGTATATGACTGCTCCGGAACAGGCCGCACTGTTCAGTTCTTCATCCGGTTATGTCGGGGTTCGCAAATCCGCCTACGATACGGAAGCCATGAAGGCGTACACCGATGAATTTCCGCAGGCACTCGTGGCCCGCGACCAGCTGCAGTATGCATTCAGGGAGTTATCCACGCATAATCACGGCAAGGTGTCCTCCGCACTGACCAACCAGATTCAATCCGCGCTGGCTGGCAAAATCGATGCCGCCGGTGCACTGAAGGCCGCACAAGAAGAAGCGGATCGTGTGCTCGCTCCTTTTAACAAATAA
- a CDS encoding response regulator transcription factor: MTQILVVDDDVHIRELITLFLRNEGFEIVVAKDGAEALDIVEKSPIDLVILDIMMPKLDGWELCREIRRMNLNMPLLMVTVKGESAQKVKGFQLGTDDYLTKPFDPLELVMRVKALLKRYLIVSSQTIQLGGITLNRRSFQVIRGEETLNLPLKEFELLFMLANQPGQIFTREQLITKIWGSDYEGDDRTVDVHIKRLREKFAGDAHHFQIETARSLGYRLVIT; the protein is encoded by the coding sequence ATGACCCAAATCCTTGTCGTGGACGACGATGTGCATATTCGTGAGCTGATAACCTTGTTTTTGCGGAATGAGGGATTTGAGATCGTGGTGGCTAAAGACGGTGCAGAAGCATTGGATATTGTTGAGAAATCCCCAATTGATCTGGTTATTCTCGATATTATGATGCCAAAATTGGATGGATGGGAGCTATGCCGGGAGATTCGGCGCATGAATCTGAATATGCCGCTCTTGATGGTTACGGTCAAAGGGGAATCGGCTCAGAAAGTAAAGGGATTCCAGCTTGGAACAGATGATTATCTGACGAAGCCCTTTGACCCGCTGGAGCTTGTGATGAGAGTGAAAGCATTGCTGAAACGGTATCTGATTGTCTCTTCCCAAACGATTCAATTGGGGGGCATTACATTGAACCGCCGCAGCTTTCAAGTGATTCGAGGGGAGGAGACGCTCAATCTGCCTTTAAAGGAGTTCGAATTGCTGTTCATGCTGGCGAATCAGCCTGGGCAGATTTTTACCCGGGAACAGTTAATTACGAAAATCTGGGGGAGCGACTATGAAGGGGATGACCGGACGGTTGACGTTCACATTAAGCGATTAAGGGAAAAATTCGCTGGTGATGCACACCATTTTCAGATTGAAACGGCCCGCAGTCTGGGCTACCGGTTAGTGATCACATGA
- a CDS encoding GNAT family N-acetyltransferase, translated as MRDERSKLVMKKDTLADLPQLNIPEGYSLRSFQSGDVTEWEHVIRISFAREIAFGDKIGFQPPFLPEKILFLCYQGLAVATAVAWEKEDRDINCGYLHMVGALPGHSGKGLGYTIALAALHRMRDEGKQAALLETDDFRLPAIAIYLRLGFVPLFMEDGHSSRWEKVFNQLMS; from the coding sequence ATGAGGGATGAACGCTCCAAGCTGGTCATGAAAAAGGATACTTTGGCAGATCTGCCGCAGCTGAACATACCGGAAGGTTACAGCTTGAGATCGTTTCAATCTGGTGATGTAACGGAGTGGGAGCATGTGATCCGAATTTCTTTTGCCAGGGAGATTGCCTTCGGCGACAAGATCGGATTTCAGCCACCGTTTTTGCCGGAGAAGATTCTGTTTCTCTGTTATCAGGGACTTGCTGTTGCCACTGCTGTAGCATGGGAGAAAGAGGACAGGGATATCAACTGTGGATATCTGCATATGGTGGGTGCTCTGCCGGGGCACTCCGGGAAAGGGCTTGGGTATACCATTGCACTGGCTGCCTTGCACCGAATGAGAGATGAGGGGAAGCAAGCGGCCCTGCTTGAGACGGATGACTTCAGGCTTCCTGCAATTGCAATCTATCTCCGATTGGGATTTGTTCCTTTATTCATGGAGGATGGGCACAGCAGCCGCTGGGAAAAGGTATTCAACCAACTGATGAGTTAA
- a CDS encoding Gfo/Idh/MocA family protein, with translation MTRKRVRLAIVGGNRGASFLNALHSLADRIDLTATCDLNELVLEQWKGIFPGIRTYSDYSEMLQDASIDAVFVISPMHMHARHSIDALNAGKHVLSEVIAVQSLEEAWELVETVERTGLKYMMSENYCFSRSNLTVNYMAQQGLFGEITHVEGGYIHDLRHLIHHPDGSLTWRGQLHQNYNGVNYPTHSIGPAAQWIGLNQPGGDRLKSISAQVSKPRALQNYFSEQFGKDHPAAREGYWSQGDSAVAALVTENGVLITLRIDWVSVRPHNKTHYMLQGTKGAYLSARHPYEEDLVWLQNRSPVNGEDGSDVWEKMSCYQPEYDHPKWKQWGHLAAGTKHGGGDFLVLEEFISAIQENRSPLVDVYDAVTWSAVFFLSMQSVKQGGNTVPFPDFRVKAGFTG, from the coding sequence ATGACCCGCAAGCGAGTAAGGCTGGCTATAGTGGGAGGTAACCGGGGGGCAAGCTTTCTGAATGCCTTGCATTCTCTGGCTGACCGTATTGATCTGACGGCTACTTGTGATTTGAATGAACTGGTTCTGGAGCAGTGGAAAGGGATTTTCCCGGGGATCAGGACGTATAGCGACTATTCGGAAATGCTGCAGGACGCTTCCATTGATGCCGTCTTTGTAATTAGCCCCATGCATATGCATGCCAGGCATTCCATTGATGCACTGAACGCAGGCAAACATGTGTTAAGTGAGGTGATTGCTGTGCAGTCGCTTGAGGAAGCCTGGGAATTGGTCGAGACGGTGGAGCGCACAGGTTTGAAATATATGATGTCAGAAAACTATTGCTTCTCCAGGTCCAATCTTACGGTTAATTATATGGCGCAGCAAGGTTTATTCGGGGAGATTACCCATGTTGAGGGTGGCTATATTCATGATTTACGCCATCTGATTCATCATCCGGACGGCTCACTTACGTGGCGAGGACAGCTCCACCAGAATTATAACGGCGTCAACTATCCGACGCATTCGATTGGGCCAGCCGCGCAGTGGATCGGGCTGAATCAACCGGGAGGAGATCGGCTTAAAAGCATCTCGGCGCAAGTCTCCAAACCGAGGGCGCTGCAGAATTATTTCAGCGAGCAGTTTGGCAAGGATCATCCGGCTGCCCGTGAAGGCTACTGGAGTCAAGGGGATTCAGCCGTCGCCGCGCTGGTGACCGAGAACGGCGTTCTGATTACGCTGCGTATCGACTGGGTCTCCGTCCGGCCGCATAATAAAACTCATTATATGCTGCAGGGAACCAAGGGAGCTTACTTGTCCGCGCGTCATCCCTATGAGGAAGATCTCGTATGGCTGCAGAACCGCTCTCCGGTAAACGGAGAGGATGGCTCGGATGTATGGGAGAAAATGTCCTGTTATCAGCCCGAATATGATCATCCCAAATGGAAGCAGTGGGGGCACTTAGCGGCGGGAACGAAGCATGGCGGGGGTGATTTTCTGGTGCTGGAGGAATTCATCTCGGCGATTCAGGAAAACCGCAGCCCGCTGGTTGATGTGTATGATGCCGTGACCTGGAGCGCGGTCTTTTTCCTCTCGATGCAATCCGTGAAGCAGGGCGGGAACACGGTTCCATTTCCAGACTTTAGAGTAAAGGCAGGCTTTACAGGATGA
- a CDS encoding serine hydrolase, producing MSSSIRKMVCKMMLLVLLGTTLGATWLGIKAPLSAEAYSSGLGSGTQEKRVAVNLDDKDQLAAFIDGIMDVQMGSLQIPGAVISIVKDGKVLLSKGYGHSNIKENKPVDPETSLFRIASTTKLFTWTAVMQLVEAGKLDLDTDVNTYLKTVKIPPTYAEPITLRHLLTHTAGFEEGGVGYQITTDLEKLPVSIEETMANHMPARVMPPGAMLAYSNYGASLAGLIVEEVSGIAYNDYIQNNIFDPLSMKYATVEEPVPASLKPYAVLGYARANGEYVTKPPTFEGGFRPAGSGSVSANDMAHFMIAHLQDGRYEDKQILKPETARLMHSPAFQFDERLPAMDLGFYELNMNGLRVISHGGADELFNTALYLVPDQQVGIFVSYSGGDGGTAAGGLAQAFFDRYYPAHMTKQPAATSIELGEPLEKYAGSYQFTRRNHTKIDTFFSFLTQINIEVSDNRLSIGSGADQQVYTPIGVNLFQEVGGKHQMGFRTDTEGKVTYLFLDMLNPMPLEPTPLINQSKFWLPLLGITAVLFITVLLGAVYRRRQIKAMPRAQKWAVQLTVVTSVWSLVTLGATLLVMNIDLIDRLSHIPLSLRLYLFMPLILVGWSVAIVTMNVLAWKNKYWTLPKRVYYTFVTLAAVTLCLFFYHWNLLGWHFG from the coding sequence ATGTCATCATCGATAAGGAAAATGGTTTGCAAAATGATGTTACTGGTATTGTTGGGTACTACGCTAGGGGCAACTTGGTTAGGGATTAAAGCTCCCTTATCAGCAGAGGCTTATTCCTCCGGATTGGGTTCTGGTACACAAGAGAAGAGAGTCGCTGTTAATCTGGATGACAAAGACCAGCTAGCAGCTTTCATTGATGGGATTATGGATGTGCAAATGGGTTCTTTACAGATTCCGGGCGCAGTCATTTCAATTGTGAAGGATGGAAAGGTTCTGCTCTCCAAAGGGTACGGACATTCGAACATCAAAGAAAATAAACCCGTTGATCCCGAGACCAGCCTGTTTCGGATTGCGTCGACCACAAAGCTGTTTACATGGACCGCTGTGATGCAGCTGGTTGAGGCGGGAAAGCTTGATCTGGACACTGACGTGAACACCTATCTGAAAACGGTGAAAATACCACCAACCTATGCGGAACCAATTACGCTACGTCATCTCTTGACCCATACGGCAGGCTTTGAAGAAGGTGGTGTCGGATATCAGATTACCACTGATCTAGAGAAGCTCCCCGTCTCCATTGAAGAAACAATGGCAAACCATATGCCAGCGAGGGTCATGCCGCCAGGCGCGATGCTGGCCTATTCCAACTATGGGGCCTCACTCGCGGGACTTATCGTCGAAGAAGTTAGCGGCATTGCTTATAATGATTATATACAGAACAATATATTTGATCCGCTGAGCATGAAGTATGCTACGGTGGAGGAGCCTGTTCCGGCATCGTTGAAGCCTTATGCCGTACTTGGATATGCCCGAGCCAATGGCGAGTATGTAACCAAGCCCCCTACGTTTGAAGGTGGCTTCCGACCAGCAGGATCAGGCAGTGTCTCGGCGAATGATATGGCTCATTTCATGATTGCCCATCTACAGGACGGGCGATATGAGGATAAGCAAATTCTCAAGCCGGAAACCGCCAGGCTCATGCATTCCCCGGCATTCCAGTTTGACGAACGTTTACCCGCCATGGACTTGGGCTTTTATGAGCTGAATATGAATGGACTGCGTGTGATCTCTCATGGAGGTGCCGACGAGCTGTTTAATACAGCGCTCTATCTTGTACCAGACCAACAAGTCGGCATATTTGTTTCCTATAGTGGAGGTGACGGTGGAACGGCAGCAGGAGGATTGGCGCAAGCCTTCTTTGATCGTTACTATCCTGCCCATATGACGAAGCAGCCTGCTGCAACCTCTATTGAACTGGGGGAGCCTTTGGAGAAATATGCAGGTTCCTATCAATTTACACGTCGTAATCACACGAAGATCGATACGTTTTTCAGTTTTCTGACTCAGATCAATATTGAAGTTTCAGATAATCGGTTGTCAATTGGAAGTGGTGCAGATCAGCAAGTATACACTCCGATTGGAGTGAATCTATTCCAAGAAGTCGGCGGGAAGCATCAGATGGGATTCCGTACGGATACAGAGGGCAAGGTCACGTATCTGTTTCTGGATATGCTCAACCCCATGCCACTGGAGCCAACCCCGTTAATCAATCAATCGAAGTTTTGGCTTCCGCTGCTCGGTATAACTGCCGTTCTGTTCATTACCGTACTACTGGGAGCTGTTTATCGCAGACGCCAAATCAAAGCGATGCCAAGGGCGCAGAAATGGGCAGTCCAGCTGACGGTAGTTACGTCCGTGTGGTCATTGGTGACCTTGGGAGCCACACTTTTGGTGATGAACATCGATCTGATCGATCGACTCAGTCATATTCCACTATCTCTACGTCTTTATCTGTTCATGCCTCTGATTCTTGTGGGATGGAGTGTGGCAATCGTAACGATGAACGTTCTGGCATGGAAAAACAAATATTGGACGTTACCTAAGCGTGTGTACTATACGTTCGTAACTCTAGCAGCAGTAACCTTATGTTTATTTTTCTATCATTGGAATCTGTTGGGCTGGCATTTTGGATGA